ATCtaagaaaaggaggaggaaacGCACAAAATTAGCAAATATACTTTCCTCGGGTAATCACACTTCTAACAGTCTGACAAGAGGAGATCAACGAAAACTAAGGAATTTGCTGTCTGATAGtaagggccaagaagagcagcacCTTAAAGTTCTGATAGGTTCACTTGGATCCAAGAGCAACAAAGTGCTTTACGTAAAATCGATGCTGAGACTTCTATCTCAACATTCAAACCTATCAAAACTAGTGTTGTGGACACCAGCAACTACACGGGTTCCCTCACTTTATGCTGCAGCAGATGTTTATGTAATAAATGCCCAGGTGATACAGGATTACTTAAGATAACATGTCTGTACACCATGTATAATATTTGTTTGTGATGATAATCATTAACTTCAttgttcatttttctcttcatTTTCACATATATCTCGGTAGAATCTGACTATACTTTTGATAAtacttaaacttttttttttaaattcaaatcTATGACATGGGCATTctgttcaaaattttcatttttttctccttttatgtTCTTTGTTATAGTTCTAGGAGGATTTATGTAGATCTTTGTTATCTATATGTCTCTACTCATTAATGTTCATATCCTGGTAATCATTACACAGGTTCCAATTTATGTTCCGTTATAAATAATAATTCTCCTGTGATTTCTGCTTTGTCATCAACGAAGTCTCAAACTATGCCTTAGCATCTTCCTTTCTGATCTCATTTGTGATTCTTAGCTTCTCGAGTATTATGGATGTTCATGGTTACCCTAAGGATCTCATTTGTGGCTAACTTTGACCTAAGAAGCATCCAGTGCCTGATTCATGCACCTGATCCTTTTTTAAAACACCTAAGTAAAGGTGCCATTAGTTCAGAAGTGATAAATCAAAACTAATGTTGTATACTTAATAGTGAACAATCATAAGTCAAGGAATCTTTCTGTATGTTCTAATCTCCTTGAGGATGGCCTTCTCACTAAAGGATCCGTGGGACAACCTTCTGCTATTATCTTCGTTTGAGCCAGATCCGATATCTCTGGACAGATATATTTAAATACTATGTAAAGTTATAACCTCTTTTAAGACCAAATGTGGTATACAAATTAAATTGAAGGAAATCTGTGAAACTGTCCAGCGGTCTTTTGATGAATATGACAATCACTCTTTCTCTTGATTGTGAAGCATAATACCTTGTTTCTCTACTTGTCATGTCTAGAATTTTGATCGCTTCACTATCAGCCCAGAAAGGCAAGATCAACATCCATGAGTTGTTGGATAGCAAAAGAAGGAAATGAATATACTGTTTGATGTAGGTTCCAAGAGTAGTCAAAAGCTGAAAACTTTTAATTTAGCTGCACATGATCCAAAATTTTGTATGTTGCCTATTCTCATCTCTCAAATTAAGTGTAGATGATTTGCTCCTTCCACCACGTTGCTGGATATTGTGTTGAGACAAATAGGAAAGAAATAAATAATTCTTCAATATCATTTCATCGAATGTCAGGTTTGTGCAGACTCAAAAAGATGGGACTTTATAGCTTGTTGTTTTTGTTGTCGTCAATTATTTGATGTACTatttttgttgttttttattatttcatgtaATATCGACTCCATTTTTATATTGTTTGATAACCATTTGACAATTTGGTATATAGGGACTTGGAGAAACATTTGGGAGGGTTACAATTGAAGCTATGGCTTTTGGCCTGCCGGTATTGCCACTCGAAATCTTATTTTGTTTCTTACATTTACACTCTCATTCCAAATTTATTCTCAGTACAGGGTAATGTTTCTGTTGATTGATGACCTTGACATTTACGCTCTCATTCTAAAGTTGAATGCATATGTACTCAGAAGTAAACACCTTTAGATAAACATAAATTACTCAGAACCAACTTTTAGTAAAGAATCTTAAATTTCAAGGATAACTCAAGTTTATATCGATATCTCATGTTAAACTACTACACACCCTTCTTATGATCCCACCATAAAGCAAGAAAATAAGACTTGCCTTTTCACTTCCATTCAAGATTCAAGAACTTAATGCACACAAATCTAAGTAGGATCATGACTTCAATCATGTTGCTTTACCACAATGCTAAATGCTGATAGATATGAGAGTGCAACTTACATTTAACTTCACATTGAGAAGAGTTGGTTACGCTCCATCCATTGGGCATGGAACATAATTTGTGCTAGACAGCATGATCGTTCCCTTTTCTAATTCTAGGAAAAGCCAATATGAAGTCAAAAGAGAAACTTGTCAACAATTCCATATTGTTCCTATAGATGTAGTGCAGCTTGCATACAAAATGCAATACTCGAGGACTGTCTTATATTCTTGGTAAGCAAATTTTTtctctataaatttttttaaaattttttttcttcttgttgccTGCGGAGCAGGTTCTTGGAACAGATGCAGGGGGCACTCGGGAGATTGTCGAGCACAAAGTGACCGGCCTTCTGCATCCAGTTGGGCAGCAAGGAATACAAGTCCTGGGCCAGAATATTCAGTATCTGCTGAGCAATCCATCAGCGAGGAACAAAATGGGAATGCTGGGAAGGAGGCAGGTGCAAGAGAAGTACTTGAAGAATCATATGTACAACAGATTTGCAAAGGTCCTCGCCAAGTGCATGAAGATCAAATAACAAGATTTATTGGCTTTCACCGTACTGCATTTTAGATCGGTTGTGAGTTGCCACTGCACCTTGCGACTGGTGAGCCTGTTCAAACCTGTTGAAAATTTtccattaatctcttatttaTTTTCCATTTCCATCTGATCCACAGAGGAAATTAATCCTTGATTCTGAGCTCACTTCATCTTAACAATACTGTGCATCGATTGGATGcattaaatatataaattgagtTATTACCAGAAGGCCTTCAAGTCTCCATGACTGATCAGAAGTTTCCAGGATTTGCCGGAGCTCTCATCAATGATTTGCTGGTACGTCGACTAACTTAATAATTAAGAAAGTTAAATTATGCAAATGCTTGCCTTCGTCTCCTCCACTTTGGAGGAGCTTTGATGCCCTAAACTTGAGTTACAAACACTCTTTGTTATGTATTTGTTGAAGCTGAGAACATAAGACAGACCTCTATCAATATTGCACTTATAGCACCTTGGCCTCATTAGCTGTCTTGTGCTCGGCTTAGTAGGGTTAGGAATCCCATGTTAGGTTTGTACAATGGCTCTGTAGATAGATGTCTACGGATCATATTGACACAGTGGATGCAGTTCACTGCACTGCTTGCTGATTCTAGTTGTTCTTTTCTTTCTGTTTGGTTcatttcttcttctacttctttgaAGCTACCTTCTTTAACCTCTCTCCCTCACATCCACTgcagatgcatcttcttcttggGGCTCAGCAGCCATCTCATCAGGGCTTTGCTCAGTATCTAGACCATTAGGCTGTTCTTGTGGTTCTCTAGTGTCCTCGGAAAAtttctctttcctttctttttcattGGACTCATCTATGATGGAGAGGAGAGGAGCAGTCTCCTTCTTCCTGATTGAACATGAATCATTAGTCCAAAAATATTCGAGACTAGTTTAAATTTTTTTGCGAGCGAATATTCCtaggataaaaaatattttagaaaatatttttatcataagctCTTGTTGAATGACTATAACTTTTGTCATCTCTTCGAGCTTGTGTTCGGGGCATCGAGAACTCGGTGAAACGATCCTGATCGTCTCTGTTCTCTTCGTCACCACCCTATGGAACCATGCATATCTAGTGAGCAACACCCATCATTAATAAATTTCATGCAATGTTTCATGTGTTACATAGCAATTAACTTTGAATTACACACAATCCCAATCAACATtctagaaagaagaaaaaaaatcatttaatggACGTGGTGTTACCACATTGCCATCCATCCATGATTCTTACCAGGAAGGCTGATATCAACACACTTCCTTTGATTGAGTACTCTTTCTCTTCTCAGCATCTGGTCATTAGTCTCCGCGAAACCGAGTTGCTATCTTTCCTCCACAACATGCATCCTACGTATGATTACGTGGTTTCTTAGTGGTTAGTATGCGAATGCATGCGCTACCACATACATCGTGGATGGGGTTCGCCAGCTCCAGTGGCGCTCAGACTTCTCGACCATTGCCAtcgctctatctctctctctctctctctctgctttccaATCACCACACATCCCTGACCATTTTGCCGGCACAGCATCTCCGTGGATCCATCGAAAGAGATGATGCTCTTGGAACCACAAAACGATCTCTCTTTCCCCTACTCAAGTAGTATCTGCTTAAAGACACACAAGCCTCGTCCTTTTGTCTTCATGGATACCTCGGACACTCCACCACAAGTCGCAGAGATGAAAGCTCTTCTTCCTGCAGCTCTAAGAAAAGACCTTTCGTTTCTACGGCGCATACGCGTCGTGGCTGAGCATCCACCGAAGAAAACCCTTACAAAACCCTCACCCTTCGTTACGCCACAGATCCATGTGGATGAAGAAGGCCGCACTTAGAAAATGTTTAAGCGGATTAGAACTTTTGATATTAAGATCATATATGATTGATCGTATCGATTTTAGTCATCAACTTGACATCACAAACACTAAAAATCCTTTTCTCCAGAATGGATGAACATGTACTAATTTGATAGAGGGATTTTACTAATTTCATCCCTAGCATAATCTTTTCTCATGGCCAACCATCCCTTAAATCTTgccaacatatcaatcttatatcATAAATCTTCACTCCACAATCCAACCAGCCGCATCGCATGACGCTATCATCAATCTCGACGATGAATGAAAAGAATTGATTCAAAATGTGTGGTGTTATTGTCGTGAAAATAGAACCTCAATGTTTCTCCAATCTCCAGACTGTATCTTTTCGTCGTCACTCTACAGCCAAAGTATACACAgacacatacacacatacacgAAGAAGAAAGGAAACGAGGCAGAAGAAGCGGCCGGTGAAACCCCTACCGAGAGAGACCGAGGGAGGCGCACCGCGGACAGCTGGGAGCCACCCGTCGACTCAGCAATCACGTGTGCGGAGGGTGGGCACCCGAAACCTCCCTTCGGCTACAAACGCGGCTTACTTTTTCGAGGCGGTCCCCACCGTAGATCTACCGCGATTGGATCCGCCGATGTGGCCCCTCTCCCCCAATACTAGATCTGTTGACCGCCAAACCTCCCGCCACCTGGACCTTTTTGTCTCGTTTAGGAAGCCCGGAGCGCGGTTCCTCCGCGGGCCCCCACCCCTACGTTGCCCGGGTCCCCCTTTCCCCCGTCTATTTCTCTCCCGTGCGCGACGCAGCGCTTCCCCCGCGCCGTCCTCGCTCCATCTCTCGCCTCGCTGTCATCCCAGGACAGGGAAGAAACCGAGAAAGAAagaggcgaggaggaggaggaggaggaggaggagaagaggggatTCCCCCTCCTCGTtgttccttcctctctctctctctagctctaTCTCTCTTTTCGACGCGCTTCCGGAGGCATTGCGTCCTCACGTTCTCCTCGTCCTGCCCAAGAGAGACTGCAACAGGTCGGTGCTCATTCGGTTTCCTCCCTCCCCGATACCGACACTAGTATTGGTTATTTGAGTTATCTTCGGATTCCATGATCTGTCCTCTGCTTTCTTTTCATGGTTTCATGTTCTATATATTCTCTGTCCTCTGAGACATCCTCTGCGGATTCCTTCTTTTAATAAGGCAGCCGTGCCTGCCATTAGGATTGCTTCCGGTGTTTGTCGCGTTGCTGATCTTCTTACGTGCTCTGTCCAGGAATGGCTCAACTCAAGACTCCCTTGGGGGGGATCATCAACGATGTCAAAGGAAGAGCCTCATGCTACAAGCAAGACTGGATCTGCGGATGTCACTCGGGCATGAGGTACGATTGCATCTTTCTATCCACCATCTCGATCTCTATTATTCATCGGATTATTTGATCTTCAGCATATTGGCTCCAACAATGTACATCTTCTTTGCCTCCGCACTTCCTGTCATCGCCTTCGGAGAACAACTCAGTAAAGACACCGGTAGGCACTCTTTCCCATTGGATCGATACGACTGCCCCCATCGGTACCTCTAAGCCGTCGACTTAAACCTGTCGCAGATGGAGCTCTGAGCACCGTCGAAACTTTGGCTTCTACCGCCATCTGTGGCGTCATACACTCCGTCATCGGCGGGCAGCCAATGTTGATCGTGGGAGTCGCAGAGCCTACCGTGATTATGTACACGTACCTGTACAGCTTCGCTAAAGGACGTGAAGATCTGGGAGGGCGTCTATACTTGGCCTGGGCAGGATGGTAATGTTTGATTCAGATCATGCTATCTATGTTTCTTGTTGCTTAACTTGGTTTTCTTTGCTGCTTCCAGGGTCTGCGTGTGGACTGCTGTAATGCTATTTCTTCTCTCAATTTTTAATGCTTCTGCTATCATTAGTAGATTCACAAGAATTGCGGATGAACTCTTCGGAATGCTGATCACAGTTCTGTTCTTCCAAGAAGCTATTAAGGTGCGCGCGCGCCCGCGTGTGTTCTCAGATTAGCTTGATATAATGATCCCTCTGTTAAAGGATCATCACTAACACAGGATGTCACAGGGGGTCGTAAGTGAATTCAGAGTACCCAAAGGTGAAGACCGAACTCTACCAATCTTCCAGTTTGAGTGGCTGTACACAAATGGGCTCCTGGGGATCATATTTGCTGCTGGTCTTCTTCTTACCGCAATGAAGAGCAGGAGGGCGAGATCATGGAAGTACGGCACAGGTGTGCCATCGTTTTGATTGCTGCACACACGCGCGCGCGCGCACGCACAGAGAGATTCTGAGAAGTCTCTGCTTTTGGATGCAGGGTGGCTCAGAGGTCTTACCGCGGACTATGGTGTGCCTTTGATGGTCTTGTTGTGGACGGCCATGTCATACGCTGTCCCCAACAAGGTTCCTTctggagttccaaggaggctcttCAGTCCTCTTCCATGGGAAGCCAAATCTTTGTACCATTGGACTGTTGCAAAGGTAACAATGCATCTTCTCATCACAGCTTGCAAGGATCAGAGCAGTAAGCTCTCTAATTTGTTTGCCGGATGATCTGCAGGATATGCTGTCTGTTCCTCCAGTATACATCTTCGCTGCCATCATACCTGCATTGATGGTCGCAGGACTCTACTTCTTCGACCACAGCGTCGCCTCCCAGATGGCACAGCAGAAGGAGTTCAATCTGAAGAAACCCTCCGCCTACCACTACGACATTTTGGTCCTCGGCTTCATGGCACGTTTACCATCAACTCTGTTCTTCTTCCACCGTCGTAGATGCATCGTACTTCTTTCTTGACGTTCCGTTCCCATCTCAGGTTCTGGTTTGTGGGTTGCTCGGAATCCCCCCTTCCAATGGCGTCCTCCCTCAGTCCCCCATGCACACCAAGAGCCTTGCTGTCCTCAAGAGGCGGGTGGGTGGATCTGCTGTCTCTGTTGCATCCGGAAACAAGCTTCTCTAATGTCTGCTTTGTTCAGATAATCCGCAAGAAGATGGTGGAGACTGCCAAGGAGAGCATAAGGCAGCAAGCGACCAACTCGGAGATGTATGGGAAGATGCAAGAGGTGTTCGTCAAAATGGACGAGGGGTCTACGGTAATACAACAGCTCTTGCAAGATTCGATAGGATTCAGTGCGATTTACCGGAGATTTCGTCCCGTGCAGAGCATCTCGATCGATAAAGAACTGAAGAACTTGAAGGACGCAGTCATGGGCAACGGCGCCGGCGGAGACGATTCCAAGGGAGCGTTCGATCCGGAGAAGCACATCGACGCCCACTTGCCTGTTCGGGTCAACGAGCAAAGAGTGACCAACCTCCTGCAGTCGCTGCTCGTGGGTGCTTGCCTTGCAGCCATGCCCGTCATCAAGATGATACCCACATCCGTCCTCTGGGGTTACTTCGCTTACATGGCCATCGACAGTCTGCCCGGAAACCAGTTCTGGGAGCGGACACTGCTTCTGCTCATCACTCCCAGCCGGCGTTACAAGTAAGTCCGCTCCCTGTTCTACCAGCCTCTTTTCTCTCTGTCTCTGATCTCATCACCGTGTATGGCTTCCTCGTTAGGGTCTTGGAAGGGATGCATGCTTCGTTCGTGGAATCGGTTCCCTTCAGGCAGATCGCTGCCTTCACGATCTTCCAGTTCCTTTACCTGCTGCTGTGCTTTGGGGTGACATGGATACCCATAGCAGGAATCCTCTTCCCATTGCCATTCTTCGTCCTGCTCAGCATCAGACAGCACGTCCTCCCCAAGTTCTTCCATCCGCACCATCTCTGGGAGCTGGACGCGGCTGAGTACGATGAGATCGCCGGCACCCCTCGCCGCGCTCGCAGCTTTTCGTTTAAGGTACACGGGCTCGACACCCTCGACCTCACTCCACTGCATCACCGTCACGGCCATTCACATCGATGGCTTTGTTTCGGACTCGCAGGAAGGAGAAGCGTCGACGTCGGACAGCGATGACGGCCGTGTGGAAGTGTGCGACGCTGAGATACTGGACGACCTCACCACCCACAGAGGCGAACTCAAGCATCGAAACAAGAGCTTCAACGATGACAGGTTCCACCAGGTAACGAACGACACTGCATCGATCAAGTTTCATCTTCGTCCGATGCTTCATCTGCAACACTGGTGTTTGTAGGTTCATCCCGATAAGAACACGCAGATCGGATGAAGAAACAGGGCTACAGGGCTGCTGGATTTTTTTGTCGAGAAGAT
This Musa acuminata AAA Group cultivar baxijiao chromosome BXJ1-2, Cavendish_Baxijiao_AAA, whole genome shotgun sequence DNA region includes the following protein-coding sequences:
- the LOC135609692 gene encoding boron transporter 4-like isoform X1, with product MAQLKTPLGGIINDVKGRASCYKQDWICGCHSGMSILAPTMYIFFASALPVIAFGEQLSKDTDGALSTVETLASTAICGVIHSVIGGQPMLIVGVAEPTVIMYTYLYSFAKGREDLGGRLYLAWAGWVCVWTAVMLFLLSIFNASAIISRFTRIADELFGMLITVLFFQEAIKGVVSEFRVPKGEDRTLPIFQFEWLYTNGLLGIIFAAGLLLTAMKSRRARSWKYGTGWLRGLTADYGVPLMVLLWTAMSYAVPNKVPSGVPRRLFSPLPWEAKSLYHWTVAKDMLSVPPVYIFAAIIPALMVAGLYFFDHSVASQMAQQKEFNLKKPSAYHYDILVLGFMVLVCGLLGIPPSNGVLPQSPMHTKSLAVLKRRIIRKKMVETAKESIRQQATNSEMYGKMQEVFVKMDEGSTVIQQLLQDSIGFSAIYRRFRPVQSISIDKELKNLKDAVMGNGAGGDDSKGAFDPEKHIDAHLPVRVNEQRVTNLLQSLLVGACLAAMPVIKMIPTSVLWGYFAYMAIDSLPGNQFWERTLLLLITPSRRYKVLEGMHASFVESVPFRQIAAFTIFQFLYLLLCFGVTWIPIAGILFPLPFFVLLSIRQHVLPKFFHPHHLWELDAAEYDEIAGTPRRARSFSFKEGEASTSDSDDGRVEVCDAEILDDLTTHRGELKHRNKSFNDDRFHQVHPDKNTQIG
- the LOC135609692 gene encoding boron transporter 4-like isoform X2 codes for the protein MAQLKTPLGGIINDVKGRASCYKQDWICGCHSGMSILAPTMYIFFASALPVIAFGEQLSKDTDGALSTVETLASTAICGVIHSVIGGQPMLIVGVAEPTVIMYTYLYSFAKGREDLGGRLYLAWAGWVCVWTAVMLFLLSIFNASAIISRFTRIADELFGMLITVLFFQEAIKGVVSEFRVPKGEDRTLPIFQFEWLYTNGLLGIIFAAGLLLTAMKSRRARSWKYGTGWLRGLTADYGVPLMVLLWTAMSYAVPNKVPSGVPRRLFSPLPWEAKSLYHWTVAKDMLSVPPVYIFAAIIPALMVAGLYFFDHSVASQMAQQKEFNLKKPSAYHYDILVLGFMVLVCGLLGIPPSNGVLPQSPMHTKSLAVLKRRIIRKKMVETAKESIRQQATNSEMYGKMQEVFVKMDEGSTSISIDKELKNLKDAVMGNGAGGDDSKGAFDPEKHIDAHLPVRVNEQRVTNLLQSLLVGACLAAMPVIKMIPTSVLWGYFAYMAIDSLPGNQFWERTLLLLITPSRRYKVLEGMHASFVESVPFRQIAAFTIFQFLYLLLCFGVTWIPIAGILFPLPFFVLLSIRQHVLPKFFHPHHLWELDAAEYDEIAGTPRRARSFSFKEGEASTSDSDDGRVEVCDAEILDDLTTHRGELKHRNKSFNDDRFHQVHPDKNTQIG